A stretch of the Flavobacteriales bacterium genome encodes the following:
- a CDS encoding transposase: protein RSTNASAESFNSKIKAFRAQFRGVRNVEFFLFRLEKLFA from the coding sequence AGAAGTACAAATGCTTCTGCGGAATCTTTCAATTCTAAAATAAAGGCATTTAGAGCACAATTTAGAGGTGTTAGGAATGTAGAATTTTTCCTTTTTAGGCTGGAGAAACTTTTTGCTTAA